From Candidatus Wallbacteria bacterium, the proteins below share one genomic window:
- a CDS encoding ABC transporter permease subunit encodes MTRKIFSIFKKELKAYFDSPIAYVYLVIFLVTANWFFFKGFYIMNETSLKNFFVLLPWFFLFLVPAISMRSWPEEQKSGTLEVLLTLPLTDVELVLGKFLAALSFLGISLLLTLPIAWTASYLGILDWGPVIGGYVAAILMGASYLGIGFFISSFTENQIVAFILSVAATFALFIIGEPLVTMVLPGWLTPLFQFLGLNQHFNNISRGVLDIRDIVYYLSMITVFLYLNVKVLESRQWR; translated from the coding sequence ACCAGGAAAATATTTTCCATCTTCAAAAAAGAACTTAAAGCCTACTTTGACTCACCGATTGCTTACGTATATCTGGTAATATTCCTCGTCACAGCCAACTGGTTCTTCTTCAAGGGCTTTTACATCATGAACGAAACTTCTCTGAAGAACTTTTTCGTGCTGCTGCCCTGGTTTTTCCTGTTCCTGGTGCCTGCGATTTCCATGCGCTCCTGGCCCGAAGAACAGAAAAGTGGAACACTCGAGGTGCTGCTGACTCTGCCTTTGACTGATGTGGAGCTGGTGCTGGGAAAATTCCTGGCAGCTCTTTCTTTTCTCGGGATTTCCCTGTTGCTCACCCTCCCCATTGCCTGGACAGCCAGCTACCTGGGAATCCTGGACTGGGGTCCTGTGATCGGTGGATATGTAGCCGCAATCCTGATGGGTGCATCATATCTCGGGATCGGATTTTTCATCTCGAGTTTCACTGAAAACCAGATCGTAGCCTTTATCCTTTCAGTGGCAGCCACCTTCGCCTTGTTCATCATTGGGGAACCGCTGGTGACAATGGTGCTGCCCGGATGGCTCACCCCTCTTTTCCAGTTTCTGGGTCTGAATCAGCATTTCAACAACATCAGCCGCGGAGTGCTCGACATCCGCGATATAGTCTATTACCTGTCCATGATCACGGTTTTCCTGTACCTGAACGTCAAGGTGCTGGAAAGCAGACAGTGGAGGTAG